One Setaria viridis chromosome 5, Setaria_viridis_v4.0, whole genome shotgun sequence genomic region harbors:
- the LOC117855620 gene encoding uncharacterized protein has product MHTPFMDKSPHRRDSAGGRLKQRLAQILTRSSCTTNTTSVATAAGGANSGAAFVSLARASDDYSSRQPEAPPSPYFCTPCTYERPKVDGAAVHPRRRRRRRTRSASLVHISVDCTGGAAAASGRRSVHSDAPLLQHLSVPARDVRRPGKGRGKPSAARSPSASRRHLSSSSSSWGRARRPSRGTAAPYSWSSFSSTATDDEVAPFSSSSDGEGRGGEEAETRTLFSSLSFSSDSSEFYSNATRKSHGNTTARRAPRRALPRTGEPAPAADAFQPLVSVETRKHRGYDERRKEEKRGNDVRKPMGAAAEESGAAMAVVKRSSNPYLDFRSSMVEMVVERRIGSVGQMEELLGSYLSLNSLRHHPAILAAFEDVWEAVFGEE; this is encoded by the coding sequence ATGCACACTCCGTTCATGGACAAGAGCCCCCATCGCCGGgacagcgccggcggccgcctgaAGCAGCGCCTGGCGCAGATCCTCACGCGCTCCTCCTGCACCACCAACACCACGTCCGTTGCaacagccgccggcggcgccaacTCGGGCGCGGCCTTCGTCAGCCTCGCCAGGGCCAGCGACGACTACTCCTCCCGCCAGCCGGAAGCGCCGCCTTCCCCGTACTTCTGCACACCCTGCACCTACGAGCGGCCCAAggtcgacggcgccgccgtccacccgcgccgccgccgccgccgccggacccggaGCGCGTCGCTCGTCCACATATCCGTAGACTGTACCGGAGGGGCAGCGGCCGCCTCGGGCCGGCGCTCCGTCCACTCCGACGCGCCGCTCCTGCAGCATCTCTCGGTGCCGGCGAGGGACGTCAGGAGGCCGGGCAAGGGGAGGGGCAAGCCTTCCGCGGCGCGGTCCCCGTCGGCGTCGAGGCGGCACctgtcgtcgtcctcctcctcctggggccgcgcgcggcggcccaGCAGGGGCACGGCCGCGCCGTACAGCTGGTCGTCGTTCTCCTCCACCGCGACGGACGACGAGGTCGCGCcgttcagcagcagcagcgacggggagggccgcggcggcgaggaggccgagACGAGGACGCTCTTCTCGTCCCTCAGTTTCTCGTCCGACTCCTCCGAGTTCTACAGCAACGCCACGAGGAAGAGCCACGGGAACACCAcggctcgccgcgcgccgcggcgcgcgttGCCAAGAACCGGCGAGCCAGCACCGGCCGCCGACGCCTTCCAGCCGCTGGTATCGGTGGAGACGAGGAAGCACAGGGGATACgacgagaggaggaaggaagagaagagggGCAACGACGTCAGAAAGCCGATGGGCGCTGCGGCGGAGGAGAgcggcgcggccatggcggtggTGAAGCGTTCGAGCAACCCGTACTTGGATTTCCGTAGCTCGAtggtggagatggtggtggAGCGGCGCATTGGCAGCGTGGGGCAGATGGAGGAGCTCCTGGGGTCGTACCTCTCGCTCAACTCCCTGCGCCACCACCCGGCCATCCTCGCCGCCTTCGAGGACGTCTGGGAGGCCGTCTTCGGCGAGGAGTGA